GGGCGAGATCGGCGAAGGCCCGGGCCGCGGCCGACCGCACTTCGTAATAGGGGTCCGCCAGCAGGTCCAGCAGCACGGCGCGCACCGGTGCATCGTACACGCCAAGCCGGGCGATCGCCGTTACGGCGTTGCGGCGGATGAAGCCGACCTGCCGGTAATCGCCGCCGAGCAGGCGCTGGAAGAAGGGCGCCGGCGTCCGGTCGCGCAGCAGCGCGAGGAGGAAGGGCAGGCGGTCGCGGTATCCGAGCAGGCCGGCCAGCTTTACGCCCTCGTTCCGGATGGGCCACCGCTCGTCCTTGAGGAATCCGTCGACCTGGTACTTCAGGTAGTCCTCGCCCACGGAATCGATGAACGCCTCGTCGCGTCCTTTCGCGAAACGCCGGACCAGCGCAAAGGGGGAAAGGGCGGATGCCGGCGGACCGTCTTGGCCGCCCTGGACGCCTGGGTCGTCCGATTTGGTATCTCCGGCGGCGCCGAGGTCGTTGGGTTCGGCCGTCCCGACCGGTTCGGCCGGTTCGGTCGCGCCCGGGTCGGCCGTCCCACCTGTTTCGGTATCTCCGGCGGCGCCGAGGTCGTCGGTTCTTCCGTTGGAACGAGCGTGGTCCGATGGCCGGTCCGGGTGATCCGGGTTAGCCGGGCTGCCCGGGCTGTCCGGGCTGTCCGAGCGGTCCGGGCGGTCCGGGCGGTCAAGGTGGACCAGGCTGGCCGCGAGCATCTGGTCCAACTGGTCGACGATCCGGTCCAGCCCGCCCCGGTCGAAGGTCTCTCGGGCCCGGCCGCTCATGGTGGCGTGCTCGGCCGGGTCGTCCAGGATTTCAAGGACCAGGCGGCCCAGACGCTCCCCGTCTACTGCGCCGATGGTCTGGCCGTCCTCCACCGTAATCGATTCGTATACGACGCGGGCCGCGCCCCTCGATTCGAGTGTCCTGGCGTTCACGGCCTGGTGGTCGCCGGGTGCGTAGGGCAGCGGCACCAGGATGGAGGGGATCCCGCAGATGCCGATCTCGGTGACGACGCCGGCGCTGGCCCTGCCGATGACCAGGTCGCTGGCAGCGTAAAGCTTTTCGATATCGTGCGAGTAGTCTGACTGGTGGTATCTCGACAGGAGTTCACCGGCGAGGCCGATCCGTTCCAGGCGGTTCCGGGAGTCCGCTTCGGCGTCGTAATCCGGGCTTCGTGTCTGGCCGATGACGTGGATGACGTGGATGTCCGGCCGGGCAAGCAGCCTGGGCAGCGCATCGATCACGGCCCGGTTGATGGACCGGGCACCCGAAGAAGCGCCGAAGGCGAATACGACCCTGGCGTCGTCCGGCAGACCTTGCGAGGCCCGCGCGGCGTCCCGGGAAACGGCGCCGATCTCCCGCCGCACCGGGTAGCCCGCCCACGTCGTCTTTTCCGGAGGGAAATAACGCAGCGACGCTTCGAAGGAAACCCCTATGCGGTCCGCGATGCGGCCGGCGAGCCGGTTGACCTTGCCGGGCACGACGTTCTGCTCGTGGACGAAACACCGACGAGCGCCCGAGAGACGGAGCGATTTCAGGATCCAGTGGGCCAGGAGGACCGGACTGCTGGCGTAGCCGCCCGTGGCAACGATCATTCGGGGCCGGTGTCTCGACAGGTGGAACAGGCTCTGGAGGACGCCGAATCCGGTGCTGATCGCGAAGCGCAGAAGCGCGAGCGGCCGCCTGCCCGACGGCAGGCCGCGGGCGTGGACAAGGTGGATCGGATAGCCCCGCTTCGGTACGAGGGAGGCTTCCATTCTGCCCCGCGCGCCGACGTACACGATGCGGGCATCGGGGTTCCGTGCCCGTACTTCGTCGGCGATGGCCAACCCGGGATAGACGTGGCCGCCCGTCCCGCCTCCGGTGAACAGGTAGGTCAGCGGACGCGAATCGATTTCCGTCTTTGGCGCAGCTGCTGTAACCTCCGCCTTCCAGGATGCCGAATTGACCTCCTGCGCCGCCTCATCCGGTGGTCGTTCCGCATCCTGTTTCGAGGTGATCTGGGACATGGGCGGGGATTCCGCTATCGGAAACGCTGGCACGCTGGAGAGACGCGACGACCTTTACCAATGGACGTTGGTTGGTCGCTTCGGTTCCGGAATGCGTACGTTAAGCATCGAGGTTACTGCCACGACACAAAGCGCCAGAGGCCGCTTTTTGCGCCAGAGACCGCTTTATGTGGGGTACAGGGGAATGTAGGGGAATGCGGGGTACTGTCAAGCCGTAATGTGACTACATCAGGCCGTCCTGGCAGCGGGGTCTTTCCTGTCGTGACATGCATCTGAACAACGACGAATCGATGGATTGAGCGGATCAGCTTTAATGGTATGCATTTCGTTTTACGAGGTTATGCTCTCTGCTTTTGACTATTCAATTGAAGGACATGACCCAATCTACCGGATACTCGATGGCAGACGAGGTCCGTGGATACTTGAAACTTGATGTTTTAAGCAGCACAATACCATGCCAGCAACCGTCCGGGAAACGGTATATAGTGGATCGCAGATTTAGATTGACATAAATATGATAATTAGATATGTTTTTATGTATGCGTACCACGATTCATATCGACGACAGCCTGTTTGCAGAACTGAAGGGCATTGCGGCACGTACCGGCAGGACGCTGACCGCCGTCATCCACGACACGCTCCTTGACGCGCTGTCGCGGCGTCGCAACAGGGAACGGTCAGCCATTGATCTGCCGGTGTTCAAAGGTACCGGGGTCATGCCCGGCGTGGACCTTAACGACTCGGCCGCTCTGCTCGATCTCATGGAAGACGATCATGGTCCTTCCTGACGTGAATGTGCTCGTTGCGGCGTACCGCGAGGACGCATCGGAACACGTTTCCTGCCGGAGGTGGATCGTAGACGTGCTCGAAGGAGACGAGGCCTATGCGCTGTCCGATCTTGTTATGAGCGGCTTCCTGCGAATCGTCACCCATCCCCGCGTCTTCAAACTGCCGAGTTCCGTATCCGACGCATTGAATTTTACGCGCGTGATCCGGAGTCAGTCCCACTGTGTCCCGCTGCAACCCGGTCCAAGGCACTGGGAGATCTTCGAACGGCTGTGCCTGGGCGCTCAGACCCGGGGTAACCTGGTCCCCGACGCCTACCCGGCCGCCCTCGCAATCGAGTCCGGCAGCGAATGGATCACGCTCGACAGGGATTACAGTCGTTTCGAGGGGCTCAGGTGGAGTCGTCCACCGACCGTATAATCCACGGAGCCAGATACCATGTCCGAACTCAAGACCCGACCCACTGACGCGAGCGTTGTAGCATTCATAGACGCGGTGGACCATCCGCGCAGGCGCGAAGACGCGCGTACACTACTGGAACTCATGCAACGGGTAACGGGCGAAGAACCCGTGATGTGGGGACCGTCGATCGTGGGGTACGGAAGCTACCACTACCGGTACGCGAGCGGACAGGAAGCCGACTGGCCCGTCGTAGGGTTCTCGCCGCGCAAACAGAACCTGTCGATTTACATCATGACCGGGTTCGAAGCGTCTGACGAGTTGCTTTCCCGTCTGGGCAAGTACAAGACCGGCAAGTCCTGCCTGTACATCAACAAGCTGGCCGACGTGGACATGGATGTGCTGGAAACCCTGGTGCGCGCGTCGGTCGCGGAAATGAAACGACGGTATCCGGGCTGACCGCAAAAACGATCCGTAATTCCGGTCGCGCCTCCCGTTCAGGGCGGGTTTCGCCGCTAACATGCTGCGTAATGACGGCACGATTAAGTTCGATGCAACGACCGAGTGTACTTGACAAATTTTGGTTTTGGGGTTATAATTGTGGATGATCTGAAATCTATATATGCCGTGAATCAAGGTGATTCATCGGTGAAACTCTTAAACGGAGGAATCCAATGCGAGGTATATTCGTACTGCTGACCATGGCCTTTGTCATGGGATGCGCAACCGAACCTGCGACCTTCGAGGAACTCGTGGATCGGTTGAACGAGACAGAGCAGGAAATCCGCGCCAAGCAGGAAGAGATCCAGACGACGATAGCGACATTCAACGAATCGAATCCCGAACGGCAGGTCGATGCGGAATCGTTGACCAATATGGCGCTGAATCCTGACCACGAAGCCGTATTGAACGAAATGCTGGCCGGCGAGGAGGACGTTTCGTACCGCGGTCTCGTGCAGGAAATCATCGATACCCGTGGCGAAGTCGCGGACCTGCAGCAGCAGATGCAGGATCTTCGAGACGATTTGCCGGCGCCCTATACGGTTGAGCGCGGCGACTCCCACATCCAGGTCGCTCTGCAGTACCTCATGGAGAATCACGGCCTATCGACCGCCGAAGCCCGCGACGTGGTTGAGCAGACCGCGCTGGTGGAGGACCTGAACGTCGGCAACCAGATCTGGATGCTCTACACGGACGGCATCCTCGGCACCTACGTGACGCAGGGCACCTCGGACATGTCGCCGGGTCGCGCGCAACGTATCGCCAGGGCGCGCATCAACCGCACCATCGAGACGCTGACCGACGAGCGCGACGCGGCCCAGGCCCGGGCGGCTTTCATCGCCGATTCGCTGGGCCAGGTCAAGGACATGCTCGAAGAGCGGATCGTTTTCCTGCGCAGCGAGGAAGAGCGCCTCAATGGACAGGTCGCGATGCTGACCGACGCCCGCGACGAAGCGCTGGCACAACGGGACATGGAGGAACAGGCGAAGCTGGCGGCCGAGATGAAGCTGAACTCCATTTTCTTCGCGGTGAACACCATGGACCACTGGAAAGACTCGATGGTCATCAAGGATCCTTTCTTCGGCGGCCCCCGCGTGGAATCGCTCTCCGGCGTGGATTTTTCCCAGTCCCAGGACCTTCGTGAAGGCACGGTACTCACGATCGAACGCTCGGCCTTCCCGTCGCTGGACAGTATCAAGAAGGTGGACGTATTCCCACGCACCTTCAGGGATGGCCAGGACTATGTCGTCGCATTCCACCCCTCGGGCGACCGGGTATCCATCGAACTGCTCGTGCCGGATAACTTCGCCGGCCAGAACGTGCTTTTCGCCCTGAGAGACTAACGACCAGATTCCCATCGAACAATTTGAACCATCATATACGCAACGCAGGAACGAAGGCGGGTGGCAGGCAGTCAGGCAACCCGCCTTCGTCTGCTTAGGAGCCGGGTTGCATGCAGTGGAAACAGGTACGTATCGTTCTTATTCTCGTTGTAATCTTCACCGCGCTTTGGTACGTCTATCCTTCCGTAAGAACATCTGACTACTGGCAATATTCCCCCGTTCAGACCGCCCTTACCCCGGAACAGATCGAAGCGATCGATTCGGATCCGCTGCTGACCGAAGCGGACCGGGCGCAGCTCAAGAATCTGAACCTGACCAAGGCCGAACGCGACCTGCTTCAGGACCAGTCCATCCGCCAGGGTCTCGACCTGCAGGGCGGCGTGCACATCAAGCTCGAGGTGGACAAGTCCAACCTGCCGGAGGAGGAAGCCATAGACGTCGTGGAACGGGCGATGCAGGTCATCTCGAACCGCGTCAACGAATTCGGCGTCACCGAACCGATCATCCAGCAGGAAGGCGAAGACCGCATCATCGTCGAGCTGCCGGGGCTCAGAGACATCGACCGGGCTATGACGCTGATCAACCAGACCGCCCAGCTGGAGTTCAGGCTGCTGCGCGAAGGCAGCGAGCTTCGTTCGGTCGTTGAGCGCATCGACGCCCTGCTGGCGGCCCGCGACACCACGAGCGTCCCTGCGGATACGAGCGGCCTGATTCCCGAAGCGGCCGTCACGGCGGAACGCAACCCCTTTCTGTCGTTGATCGACCTCTCCGACAACGAGATCATCGTACCGGCGAGCAATACCGCCCGCGTAGACGAAATCCTGGCCCAGCCCCAGGTGCAGAGCTTCATTCCGGCCGGCGCGGAGATCCGGGCCGGCGTGGTGCGGACGACGGCCAGCGGGCAGCGCGTCCGATCCTACTACTACATGAACGCCCAGCCGGAACTGACCGGCGCCGTACTGGCGGACGCCTTCCCGCAGACCGGTTCGGGCTCCGATATCGGCAGCATGGGGGTGGCGTCGGTGGGCTTCACGACCACGGACGACGGCGCCAGGACTTTCTCCCGCGTTACGGGGAACAA
This Gemmatimonadota bacterium DNA region includes the following protein-coding sequences:
- a CDS encoding DUF1801 domain-containing protein; the protein is MSELKTRPTDASVVAFIDAVDHPRRREDARTLLELMQRVTGEEPVMWGPSIVGYGSYHYRYASGQEADWPVVGFSPRKQNLSIYIMTGFEASDELLSRLGKYKTGKSCLYINKLADVDMDVLETLVRASVAEMKRRYPG
- a CDS encoding type II toxin-antitoxin system VapC family toxin, whose translation is MVLPDVNVLVAAYREDASEHVSCRRWIVDVLEGDEAYALSDLVMSGFLRIVTHPRVFKLPSSVSDALNFTRVIRSQSHCVPLQPGPRHWEIFERLCLGAQTRGNLVPDAYPAALAIESGSEWITLDRDYSRFEGLRWSRPPTV
- a CDS encoding DUF2191 domain-containing protein, which gives rise to MRTTIHIDDSLFAELKGIAARTGRTLTAVIHDTLLDALSRRRNRERSAIDLPVFKGTGVMPGVDLNDSAALLDLMEDDHGPS
- a CDS encoding glycosyltransferase, with product MSQITSKQDAERPPDEAAQEVNSASWKAEVTAAAPKTEIDSRPLTYLFTGGGTGGHVYPGLAIADEVRARNPDARIVYVGARGRMEASLVPKRGYPIHLVHARGLPSGRRPLALLRFAISTGFGVLQSLFHLSRHRPRMIVATGGYASSPVLLAHWILKSLRLSGARRCFVHEQNVVPGKVNRLAGRIADRIGVSFEASLRYFPPEKTTWAGYPVRREIGAVSRDAARASQGLPDDARVVFAFGASSGARSINRAVIDALPRLLARPDIHVIHVIGQTRSPDYDAEADSRNRLERIGLAGELLSRYHQSDYSHDIEKLYAASDLVIGRASAGVVTEIGICGIPSILVPLPYAPGDHQAVNARTLESRGAARVVYESITVEDGQTIGAVDGERLGRLVLEILDDPAEHATMSGRARETFDRGGLDRIVDQLDQMLAASLVHLDRPDRPDRSDSPDSPGSPANPDHPDRPSDHARSNGRTDDLGAAGDTETGGTADPGATEPAEPVGTAEPNDLGAAGDTKSDDPGVQGGQDGPPASALSPFALVRRFAKGRDEAFIDSVGEDYLKYQVDGFLKDERWPIRNEGVKLAGLLGYRDRLPFLLALLRDRTPAPFFQRLLGGDYRQVGFIRRNAVTAIARLGVYDAPVRAVLLDLLADPYYEVRSAAARAFADLAHGAETVDADGERDAEALNGLRGLLRESSFEIRSAAIRALGRMGDGAVAEWLRPFYQDPNGKVRQAVIDALADLVGRKMIVDLDGLREELDDILVTSNHFEPDFPIKRTMNRLIGMIHNQQETR